A single window of Nematostella vectensis chromosome 4, jaNemVect1.1, whole genome shotgun sequence DNA harbors:
- the LOC5519732 gene encoding uncharacterized protein LOC5519732, giving the protein MAGIMVLKTNRNVLQRFISSYLYRFPIVSSSLKTYGRSIHSCYVLTSCQYNKFSGEEHSKWRLFGTCNPRLYQNPNVFQMVKLYSSATTNLPSMDLLEQSRRTIFVGSLHPSTVESTIFEYFSTLGEQVEHVKCIRTLSGKSKGFAFVRLRKKEAVESVLGRDDHVIDNSDVSMEKQDTYRKVILKNIPSSIGESQILEHFSSSGEIASVYIPENLKTKERKGHCIVTFASVTEAFEVVKKRKHHIHGYDIITEYYMNLKQPKKLCLKNLPYNVTVDQIKNRMDGFGGLMEIDLAVMPDRSECEAFLIFSNEDSIREIMKQGKISFGDSLVNTEQVSAKMDGKARYKSLFIEGLPLTVNKTDLAKHFAQFGKVKGIRLLKSKKSGTQFAIVKFKHTAGLNTAMEQGIHFLDGKSFSVRKLGLRVSSHQPYEKEFNSNDMIGVHLL; this is encoded by the coding sequence ATGGCTGGGATAATGGTACTCAAAACCAATAGAAACGTTCTCCAGAGGTTTATAAGCTCATATCTCTACCGCTTTCCCATTGTATCTTCTTCATTGAAGACTTATGGAAGGAGTATACATTCTTGCTATGTTTTAACGAGTTGCCAATATAATAAGTTCAGCGGTGAAGAACATTCCAAATGGCGGCTCTTCGGAACTTGCAATCCTCGGCTCTATCAGAACCCAAATGTTTTCCAGATGGTCAAGTTATACTCATCTGCAACGACCAATCTTCCATCAATGGATCTTCTTGAACAAAGTCGTAGGACGATATTTGTTGGATCACTTCATCCATCCACGGTAGAATCTACTATTTTCGAGTACTTTTCTACTTTAGGGGAGCAGGTCGAGCATGTGAAGTGCATTCGGACATTGTCGGGCAAATCAAAAGGATTTGCATTTGTGCGACTTAGAAAGAAAGAAGCCGTCGAGTCGGTACTCGGAAGGGATGATCATGTTATTGATAATAGTGATGTATCGATGGAAAAACAGGACACGTATAGAAAGGTTATTCTTAAAAATATCCCATCAAGTATTGGCGAAAGTCAAATACTTGAACACTTTTCTAGCTCTGGGGAAATTGCCTCAGTGTATATACCTGAAAATCTGAAAACCAAGGAAAGAAAAGGTCACTGCATTGTTACGTTTGCATCTGTTACAGAAGCTTTTGAAGTTGTCAAAAAGCGGAAGCACCACATCCATGGCTATGATATAATCACTGAATACTACATGAATTTAAAACAGCCAAAGAAACTATGTCTAAAGAATCTTCCTTACAATGTTACTGTAGATCAGATAAAGAATCGCATGGATGGCTTTGGAGGGCTCATGGAGATCGATCTAGCTGTGATGCCTGATAGATCTGAATGTGAGGCTTTTTTAATCTTTTCTAATGAAGATAGTATTAGAGAAATTATGAAACAAGGGAAAATCAGCTTTGGTGACTCACTAGTAAATACAGAACAAGTTAGTGCGAAAATGGATGGGAAAGCCAGATACAAGTCTTTATTCATTGAAGGTCTACCTTTAACAGTCAATAAAACTGACTTGGCCAAACACTTTGCACAGTTCGGGAAAGTGAAGGGAATCCGTCTTTTAAAATCAAAGAAGAGTGGAACTCAATTTGCAATAGTGAAGTTTAAGCACACAGCTGGGTTAAACACTGCAATGGAGCAAGGAATCCACTTTTTAGATGGAAAGTCCTTCTCTGTCAGGAAACTAGGTTTACGTGTGTCCTCTCACCAGCCGTATGAGAAAGAATTTAACAGTAATGATATGATAGGTGTACATTTGCTTTAG
- the LOC5519637 gene encoding cytosolic carboxypeptidase 6 — MASQTENESSGVNEGENGGTTMKGEEPVGNLSRFCCIPPGYTGKTKKGHLIFDACFESGNLGRVDYITEFEYDLFIRPDTCNPRFRVWFNFTVENTAPYQRVIFNIVNFSKTKSLYREGMTPLVKSTSRPRWQRIPAKNCFYYRCPDHRKNYVLSFAFAFDNDTDVYQFAYCFPYTYSRLQGYLDDIERRSLSYFKREMLCLTVQQRRLDLLTITSPDNMNSPLRKRVVFITARIHPGETPSSYVCQGLIDFIISNHPVAKVLREYLVFKVIPMLNPDGVVLGNYRCSLMGFDLNRHWHEPSPWAHPTLVASKNLLMELDSDSTAHLDFYIDIHAHSTLMNGFMYGNIYDEEERYERQAVFPKLLCANADDFSMSNTSFNRDAMKAGTGRRFLGSSLDPETHCYTLEVSFFSYNTNSTTSPYTEDGYYKLGRNVARTFLDYYKLNSLVVKSKNNQKSSTRRESSGASSRSNGQSTIDPNTLPYPMKFS; from the exons ATGGCGTCTCAAACGGAAAACGAATCTAGTGGAGTCAACGAAGGAGAAAATGGGGGAACGACGATGAAAGGAGAAGAACCAGTCGGTAACCTATCTCGATTTTGCTGTATTCCACCTGGTTATACGGGGAAAACCAAGAAAGGACATCTTATTTTCGACGCCTGCTTCGAAAGTGGCAATCTCGGTCGTGTTGACTACATCACAGAGTTCGAATACGATTTGTTTATACGTCCGGATACGTGTAACCCTCGATTCAGAGTCTGGTTTAACTTCACAGTGGAAAATACAGCTCCTTACCAAAGAGTTATCTTTAACATTGTGAACTTTAGCAAGACGAAAAGTCTTTACAGAGAAGGCATGACACCACTGGTCAAATCTACAAGCAGACCAAGATGGCAGCGCATTCCTGCCAAAAACTGCTTCTATTATCGCTGTCCGGATCATAGAAAGAACTACGTCTTGTCTTTTGCATTCGCGTTTGATAATGACACCGACGTGTACCAGTTCGCCTACTGTTTCCCGTATACGTATTCCCGGTTACAGGGTTATCTGGACGACATTGAGAGACGCAGCCTGAGCTATTTCAAGAGGGAGATGTTGTGTTTAACAGTGCAACAAAGAAGGCTGGATCTACTGACGATTACAAGCCCCGATAACATGAACAGCCCCTTGCGAAAAAGGGTCGTGTTTATTACTGCAAGAATTCATCCtg GCGAGACACCATCCTCATACGTTTGCCAAGGGCTTATTGACTTCATTATCAGTAACCATCCAGTTGCCAAAGTCCTTCGTGAATACCTAGTTTTCAAAGTGATACCCATGTTAAACCCTGATGGGGTGGTGCTGGGGAACTACCGCTGCTCTTTGATGGGCTTTGATCTGAACAGGCACTGGCATGAGCCATCACCATGGGCACACCCTACTCTTGTGGCGAGCAAGAACTTACTGATGGAGTTAGACAGTGACAGTACTGCCCATCTGGACTTTTATATTGACATACACGCCCACTCCACCCTCATGAATGGATTCATGTATGGGAACATTTACGACGAGGAGGAACGGTATGAGAGACAAGCAGTGTTCCCTAAGCTCTTATGTGCAAATGCAGATGACTTTTCTATGTCAAACACTTCATTTAATCGCGACGCCATGAAAGCTGGCACTGGGAGGAGATTCCTTGGGAGTTCACTGGATCCTGAAACTCACTGCTACACATTGGAGGTGTCTTTCTTCAGCTACAACACAAATAGCACTACCTCTCCGTACACCGAGGATGGCTACTACAAGCTTGGGAGAAATGTTGCACGGACCTTTCTTGACTACTACAAGTTGAATTCCCTTGTTGTGAAAAGTAAAAACAACCAAAAGTCATCAACACGGAGAGAGAGCAGTGGTGCATCAAGTCGTTCTAATGGACAGTCTACTATAGATCCAAATACTCTTCCTTATCCAATGAAGTTTAGCTGA
- the LOC5519733 gene encoding uncharacterized skeletal organic matrix protein 5, whose translation MTQLKHMTSNTIQRIRVFTSLILLAWGSTMTEPGSRSSTFARFPNTAFELDGTILTKGEVSEMECAMMCSAKRRCKVAVYETWTHDCRLGKHSSGPEQTVHGIVTMRKIDLERKTPVIGTPDVFRSCQEILEHGRSVGSGAYNLTTEDSSEDQVFCQMSDNSACGSGGWTLVMIINGDKQTFRYDSDYWTNKKTFHPRRGQLLEMDDTKLPTYWTTSFTRLCLGVRPLKFNSPIEWSHVEFSERQASLYSVITSGLDFIKMGQEWWLNATHANNPLSGKIQEGINVMTYNTSVRLGVVGTVDNWTGSQRRPSSYMGVGTQAWWHQTYGGISCGSAKFENSLKEKSPAFCYLLVK comes from the exons ATGACCCAACTGAAACATATGACTTCAAATACTATTCAGCGAATAAGGGTCTTTACGTCACTAATCCTCCTTGCTTGGGGATCAACAATGACAGAACCTGGGTCGCGGTCATCTACCTTTGCGCGCTTCCCAAACACCGCGTTCGAGCTTGACGGGACCATACTGACGAAAGGTGAGGTGAGCGAGATGGAGTGCGCAATGATGTGTAGTGCCAAGCGCAGATGTAAAGTCGCGGTATACGAGACATGGACGCATGACTGCCGGCTTGGGAAGCACAGTAGTGGGCCCGAACAAACCGTCCATGGGATAGTCACGATGCGCAAA ATCGATTTAGAAAGGAAAACCCCTGTAATTG GTACTCCAGATGTTTTTCGCAGTTGCCAAGAAATATTAGAACACGGAAG GTCGGTAGGTTCCGGGGCTTACAATCTCACAACAGAGGACTCGAGCGAAGATCAAGTGTTTTGTCAAATGAGTGACAACAGCGCATGCGGAAGTGGAGGATGGACGCTGGTCATGATCATTAATGGTGATAAG CAGACGTTCAGATATGACTCCGACTACTGGACcaacaagaaaacatttcacCCAAGAAGAGGTCAATTGCTTGAGATGGATGATACCAAACTGCCCACGTACTGGACAACATCATTCACCAGACTTTGTCTCGGAGTCAGGCCCTTAAAATTTAATTCGCCCATAGAGTGGAGTCATGTTGAATTCAGCGAGCGCCAGGCATCTCTCTATTCAGTCATAACGTCAGGCCTAGATTTTATAAAGATGGGCCAAGAATGGTGGTTGAACGCCACTCATGCCAACAACCCACTGAGTGGCAAGATACAGGAAGGCATAAACGTCATGACATACAACACATCGGTGCGACTAGGCGTGGTCGGCACAGTTGATAACTGGACCGGATCACAGCGAAGACCCTCGTCCTATATGGGGGTAGGCACCCAGGCGTGGTGGCATCAGACATATGGAGGCATCTCTTGCGGCAGCGCAAAGTTTGAAAATTCCCTTAAAGAAAAGTCCCCTGCATTTTGTTACCTTCTGGTAAAATGA
- the LOC116603396 gene encoding fibroin heavy chain-like, whose amino-acid sequence MGQGVGQGVGQGVGQGVGQGVGQGMGQGMGQGVGQGVGQGVGQGVGQGVGQGVGQGVGQGVGQGTGQGMGQGVGQGVGQGTGQGVGQGVGQGTGQGVGQGVGQGMGQGVGQGVGQGVGQGVGQGMGQGVGQGVGQGVGQGMGLGVGQGMGLGVGQGMGQVVGQGMGQGTGQGMGQGVGQGTGQGIGQGVGQGMGQGVGQGVGQGVGQGVGQGMGQGVGQGMGQGVGQGVGQGMGQGIGQGMGQGVGQGMGLGVGQGMGLGVGQGMGLGVGQGMGQVVGQGMGQGTGQGMGQGVGQGVGQGMGQGIGQGMGQGVGQGTGQGMGQGVGQGMGQGTGQGMGQGVGQGMGQGTGQGMGQGVGQGTGQGIGQGVGQGMGQGVGQGVGQGVGQGVGQGMGQGVGQGMGQGVGQGVGQGMGQGVGQGTGQGMGQGVGQGTGQGMGKGVGQGMGQGVGQGVGQGRGTGHGTGC is encoded by the exons ATGGGACAGGGCGTTGGACAGGGCGTTGGACAGGGCGTGGGACAGGGCGTGGGACAGGGCGTTGGACAGGGCATGGGACAGGGCATGGGACAGGGCGTGGGACAGGGCGTTGGACAGGGCGTTGGACAGGGCGTTGGACAGGGCGTTGGACAGGGCGTGGGACAGGGCGTGGGACAGGGCGTTGGACAGGGCACGGGACAGGGCATGGGACAGGGCGTTGGACAGGGAGTTGGACAGGGCACGGGACAGGGCGTTGGACAGGGCGTTGGACAGGGCACGGGACAGGGCGTTGGACAGGGCGTTGGACAGGGCATGGGACAGGGCGTTGGACAGGGCGTTGGGCAAGGCGTTGGACAGGGAGTTGGACAGGGCATGGGACAGGGCGTTGGACAGGGCGTTGGACAGGGCGTTGGACAGGGCATGGGACTGGGCGTTGGACAGGGCATGGGACTGGGCGTTGGACAGGGCATGGGACAGGTCGTTGGACAGGGCATGGGACAGGGCACGGGACAGGGCATGGGACAGGGCGTTGGACAGGGCACGGGACAGGGCATAGGACAGGGCGTTGGACAGGGCATGGGACAGGGCGTTGGACAGGGAGTTGGACAGGGCGTTGGACAGGGCGTTGGACAGGGCATGGGACAGGGCGTTGGACAGGGCATGGGACAGGGCGTGGGACAGGGCGTTGGGCAGGGCATGGGACAGGGTATTGGACAGGGCATGGGACAGGGCGTTGGACAGGGCATGGGACTGGGCGTTGGACAGGGCATGGGACTGGGCGTTGGACAGGGCATGGGACTGGGCGTTGGACAGGGCATGGGACAGGTCGTTGGACAGGGCATGGGACAGGGCACGGGACAGGGCATGGGACAGGGCGTGGGACAGGGCGTTGGGCAGGGCATGGGACAGGGTATTGGACAGGGCATGGGACAGGGCGTTGGACAGGGCACGGGACAGGGCATGGGACAGGGCGTTGGACAGGGCATGGGACAGGGCACGGGACAGGGCATGGGACAGGGCGTTGGACAGGGCATGGGACAGGGCACGGGACAGGGCATGGGTCAGGGCGTTGGACAGGGCACGGGACAGGGCATAGGACAGGGCGTTGGACAGGGCATGGGACAGGGCGTTGGACAGGGAGTTGGACAGGGCGTTGGACAGGGCGTTGGACAGGGCATGGGACAGGGCGTTGGACAGGGCATGGGACAGGGCGTGGGACAGGGCGTTGGACAGGGCATGGGACAGGGCGTTGGACAGGGCACGGGACAGGGCATGGGACAGGGCGTTGGACAGGGCACGGGACAGGGCATGGGAAAGGGCGTTGGACAGGGCATGGGACAGGGCGTGGGACAGGGCGTGGGACAGG GGCGTGGGACAGGGCATGGGACAGGGTGTTAA
- the LOC5519638 gene encoding sphingosine 1-phosphate receptor 2, whose product MNSLGNLSSGSERVGYFPSMNLWVFAYSMFITEGLFIVVTNLLVVLTFSINSHMRKPSFYFIINLAVADLLAGSVVNPMFGEVIRKLMCCQDYIHTKFQTGGGLKNLYPVLAFIIIMSASFYSFVFIAVERMYATVWPLRHRNTDPRMYTVFISITWVTGFVFALLAYLDYPLSIQIVMPLGVVSFLILVASYAIIFIKVKRQHQLHNQSDLQRTIQKERELAKTLLLVTVTSMATWLPLIAAGFVIVASGSLGYIEQGLAFSFCGLNSLCNPVIYFFRMREYRKAVKQLVCKCSRDTRVRPAMGNMAVNVRD is encoded by the coding sequence ATGAACTCTTTGGGAAATCTTTCCTCAGGGTCTGAGAGAGTCGGTTATTTTCCGTCGATGAACTTATGGGTATTCGCGTACTCAATGTTTATCACAGAGGGGCTTTTTATCGTGGTTACAAACCTTCTGGTCGTTTTGACGTTCTCTATCAACTCCCACATGAGAAAGCCGAGTTTTTACTTCATAATTAATCTTGCCGTTGCCGATCTTCTTGCTGGCTCTGTCGTCAACCCGATGTTCGGAGAGGTTATTAGAAAACTTATGTGTTGTCAAGATTATATTCACACGAaattccagactggtggaggTTTAAAAAATTTATACCCGGTCTTAGCATTCATAATTATCATGAGCGCAAGCTTTTATTCGTTTGTTTTTATAGCTGTTGAGAGAATGTACGCCACGGTATGGCCATTACGTCATCGCAACACGGATCCCCGAATGTACACTGTGTTTATCTCGATCACGTGGGTAACAGGGTTCGTGTTCGCATTGTTAGCTTACTTGGACTACCCATTGTCCATTCAGATCGTCATGCCTTTAGGGGTGGTCTCTTTCTTGATACTAGTTGCATCGTATGCCATCATCTTTATCAAGGTCAAAAGACAACACCAGCTTCATAATCAGTCCGACCTTCAGAGAACCATCCAGAAAGAGCGGGAACTCGCCAAGACGTTGCTCTTGGTAACCGTGACGTCAATGGCAACGTGGCTGCCTCTGATTGCCGCTGGTTTTGTTATTGTCGCATCCGGCTCCCTTGGTTACATTGAGCAGGGATTGGCGTTTTCATTCTGTGGATTGAACTCCCTCTGTAACCCGGTGATCTACTTTTTTAGAATGAGGGAATACCGCAAAGCGGTGAAACAGCTCGTGTGCAAGTGCTCACGGGATACGCGTGTTCGGCCCGCCATGGGTAACATGGCGGTTAACGTCAGAGATTGA
- the LOC5519639 gene encoding glutamic acid-rich protein, with product MKLVIPVLLLIIPCSQGFSLRSWSEAKIPHLSALEKHTEEFIGEVRKHAVEKVQKAQKIISEEPGLEEERERLQVAKKGLLFEFRDHALYMLEKARSGIVEAEEGMERVNPEKLETMVKDVRKRTKEIVKSLKHFLKETKGEVDIPLPPAPEVSEPEPEVVPEEVEVDVKQTKSTPVESEPTETPEVVPSEKLEGIQAEVPEVMPSEKQEIIHIEVPEVMAFEKPEIIHTEVPEVMPAAEQAVPREIFPTEETEVIPTEETEEYTEEPEVVPTEEPSDEEESEEAGREKEEEEEDQREGRDHNDDEESVVKEEPENSQEEEIDDEEAAESKTEETSPPSKKVHNMNEEILDDDDDDDDDEDEEEMGREKPKMSVEPKKESVKPVKLTKSAKLENNHVPAWLERGRKKIRKLWKRINNKKGEKYWQKLRRLEQKLAKKAEMAKWNTTPEDAQ from the exons ATGAAGCTTGTAATACCCGTTCTGTTATTGATCATACCTTGCTCTCAAG GGTTCAGCCTGAGATCCTGGTCTGAGGCGAAAATCCCTCATCTTAGCGCTCTCGAGAAACACACCGAAGAGTTTATAGGGGAAGTCAGAAAACACGCCGTTGAGAAAGTACAAAAGGCTCAAAAGATAATTAGCGAGGAGCCTGGACTCGAGGAGGAGCGTGAGCGCCTACAAGTCGCAAAAAAG GGCCTTCTGTTCGAGTTTCGTGACCATGCCCTCTACATGCTGGAAAAGGCACGATCTGGAATCGTGGAGGCAGAGGAGGGCATGGAACGAGTGAATCCCGAAAAGCTTGAAACGATGGTGAAAGACGTGCGAAAACGAACCAAGGAAATTGTCAA GTCGCTCAAGCATTTTCTGAAGGAAACCAAAGGTGAAGTCGACATTCCCCTTCCCCCAGCACCGGAAGTCTCAGAACCAGAACCGGAAGTTGTGCCAGAAGAGGTTGAAGTTGATGTGAAACAAACAAAGTCAACCCCTGTAGAAAGTGAACCAACCGAGACTCCTGAAGTTGTGCCTTCAGAAAAACTGGAAGGTATTCAGGCTGAGGTACCGGAAGTTATGCCTTCAGAAAAGCAGGAAATTATTCATATTGAGGTACCGGAAGTTATGGCTTTCGAAAAGCCGGAAATCATTCATACTGAGGTACCGGAAGTTATGCCCGCAGCCGAACAAGCCGTGCCCAGAGAGATCTTTCCCACTGAAGAAACAGAAGTGATTCCCACTGAAGAGACAGAGGAATATACCGAAGAACCGGAAGTTGTTCCAACTGAGGAGCCAAGTGATGAGGAGGAAAGCGAGGAGGCGGGACGTGaaaaggaggaggaggaggaagatcAGAGGGAAGGACGTGATcataatgatgatgaggaaAGCGTAGTGAAGGAGGAGCCTGAAAACAGCCAGGAGGAGGAAATTGATGATGAGGAGGCAGCGGAAAGCAAGACGGAAGAAACATCTCCTCCCTCCAAAAAAGTACACAACATGAATGAGGAGATactagatgatgatgatgatgacgatgatgatgaagacgaGGAGGAAATGGGGAGGGAAAAGCCAAAAATGTCAGTGGAGCCAAAAAAGGAGTCTGTCAAACCAGTTAAGCTGACGAAAAGTGCGAAACTG GAAAATAACCACGTGCCTGCTTGGCTGGAAAGAGGTCGCAAAAAAATCAGGAAACTGTGGAAACGAATCAACAACAAGAAGGGTGAAAAATACTGGCAGAAACTGCGACGGCTGGAGCAAAAGCTCGCTAAAAAGGCAGAGATGGCTAAATGGAACACCACTCCTGAAGACGCTCAGTAA